The following proteins are encoded in a genomic region of Desulfosporosinus youngiae DSM 17734:
- the cas2 gene encoding CRISPR-associated endonuclease Cas2 produces the protein MLVLITYDVNTQTAAGRKRLRQVAKQCVNYGQRVQNSVFECVLDAAKFREVQHKLEKIIDVEKDSLRFYLLGNNYKNKVEHIGAKASFDVEDTLII, from the coding sequence ATTTTAGTGCTGATTACCTATGATGTCAATACGCAAACGGCAGCGGGGAGAAAGCGCTTGCGTCAGGTTGCCAAGCAATGTGTGAACTATGGGCAGAGAGTTCAGAATTCGGTTTTTGAATGTGTGCTGGATGCGGCGAAATTCCGTGAGGTGCAGCATAAGCTGGAGAAGATCATTGATGTGGAGAAGGACAGCCTGAGGTTTTATTTGTTGGGGAATAACTATAAGAATAAGGTTGAGCACATTGGTGCCAAGGCTTCTTTTGATGTTGAGGATACGCTGATTATTTAG
- the cas1 gene encoding CRISPR-associated endonuclease Cas1 has product MRKLLNTLYVTSPNAYLSLDGENIVILKEDVEALRVPLHNLEGIIAFGYTGASPALMGACAKRNIALSFAKSSGKFLGRVVGEVRGNVTLRKAQYRLSDDETSSHGIAKSFILGKIYNSRWVVERATRDLEQLRGVEGEAAAQYFRVLDDLILQQKDDFYFKVRNKRPPLDNVNALLSFAYTLLAHDAAAALETVGLDPYVGFLHRDRPGRISLALDLMEELRTVYADRFVLSLINRREVGPDGFTRMENGAVIMDDDTRRNVLKAWQSRKQEEIKHPFLQEKMEWGLVPYAQAMLLARFIRGDLDGYPAFMWK; this is encoded by the coding sequence ATGAGAAAATTACTGAATACCCTTTATGTGACGTCCCCCAATGCCTATTTATCCCTTGACGGGGAAAATATTGTGATTTTGAAAGAGGATGTGGAGGCTTTGAGAGTTCCTCTGCATAATCTAGAGGGCATCATCGCCTTTGGTTATACCGGGGCCAGCCCGGCCTTGATGGGGGCCTGTGCCAAACGCAATATCGCATTGAGCTTTGCAAAATCCAGCGGAAAATTTCTGGGCAGGGTAGTGGGGGAAGTCAGAGGGAATGTCACCTTAAGAAAGGCCCAGTACAGACTTTCCGACGATGAGACGTCTAGCCACGGCATTGCCAAGAGCTTCATTCTGGGAAAGATATATAACTCCCGCTGGGTGGTGGAGCGGGCCACCCGGGATCTGGAGCAGCTGCGGGGCGTGGAGGGGGAAGCAGCAGCCCAGTATTTCAGAGTGCTGGATGATTTGATTCTCCAGCAAAAGGATGATTTTTATTTTAAGGTCCGGAATAAACGTCCTCCCCTGGACAATGTCAATGCCTTGCTCTCTTTTGCTTATACCTTATTGGCTCATGATGCTGCTGCGGCTCTGGAAACTGTTGGACTGGACCCCTATGTGGGATTTTTACACCGGGACAGACCGGGGAGGATTTCCCTGGCTTTGGATCTCATGGAAGAGCTGCGGACCGTCTATGCGGATCGTTTTGTCCTTTCTCTGATTAACAGGCGGGAAGTCGGTCCCGATGGATTTACCAGGATGGAAAATGGAGCGGTCATCATGGATGACGATACGAGAAGAAATGTCCTCAAGGCATGGCAAAGCAGGAAACAGGAGGAGATAAAGCATCCTTTTCTGCAGGAGAAAATGGAGTGGGGACTTGTGCCCTATGCTCAGGCCATGTTGTTGGCCCGGTTTATCCGGGGGGATCTGGACGGATATCCGGCCTTTATGTGGAAGTAG